Genomic DNA from Cucumis melo cultivar AY chromosome 10, USDA_Cmelo_AY_1.0, whole genome shotgun sequence:
gTTTAACTTTATTGTATATATCAGCTGTCACATACAGAAAATTGTGGTTCTCGATGCTAATGGGAGTATGAGCATGAACTATAAGTTGAGAATTTCAAGGAATTTTGTGTAATTTATTGACAGATCATGGAAATTCAGAGGCAAGAAGATGAGATTAGCTCAAGGTCGGGTCAAGGcaaatatatgaaaattaaaGGATAGAGACACTTTTCCTCTAATCAATCATAAATCTGTACATAGTCTTTCCCAATTACAGTATCTTTACCCTATCATAGACTTTTTATTCAATCTTTCTACTGATATGATATTATGTTACAAAGACTTGAAAACCAAAACACAAATGGTCTTGAAAGTTAAAACGACACTCTTCATCATTCATCAACTAAACAGCAAGCAACTTCACCTAACCTCATCACACATGCATGTTGCAATATACATCATCACCAGTCGCTAAAGATATATCCATCGGTAATTTCTAATCCTCAGACATCAGCGGGCGGTTAAGACTGTCGGCATTTGTAGTGAAGCTTACAGGCATCAAGGCCGGATCACCATACGCGGTGACCAATTTATCAAAAAATTCAGCCATTGCAGGATCATTTTGATCTTCTCTATCCTTCGTTATCAAAGCCTGAAAATCAACAATGTGGGTGTTAAGATCAGTGTTAGAGGGAGTTGAAGAATAATATTGCAGCCTTACGGCAAGTAAACTTACTTCTGCAGAATAAGCAGAAAAATTGGGTAGGAACCGTTTCCGACagtattcattaaaaagaagaGTTAAAATGGGGAGAGGAACCACTAAAGTTGAAGCGAGGGGAAGCCCCTTCAGTGTGAATATTCCCACAGCTATAGCATGCATGAGTAACAAAGAAAATATCATGCAACTGTGTGCAATAGGCCAGAACTTCCCAGCAGTTTCATACTTGGGTGCATACACATTTAGGAACTGCACGTTGTACATAAAGCAAAAGAGTGTTATTGCCAAGAATACGAGAAATAACTTCCAGATTCAGCAAACGAGAAAAATATACTAACCATAAATCagtaaaacaaaactaaaatattcATATCGGATAGAATATTATCAAATTTTTGCTTAAATTTGAAACTCAACGACAAAAGTCTAGTTTAACTAATGTAGGAACAATCTTGTTTATTCTTCATATCTTTGTTAGTTTTCTTTAATATCTTGTATTTTACCCATGTTTATTCTTCATATCTTTGTTAGTTTTCTTTAACGGTTGCCCATCTTTTATGTTATTTCTCCCTGCCTCCCTATAAATAAGGCAGCTTAGTTTGCATTTGGCATCATATCATTAATAACGTTTTGAGGATTCATTAGCGTGAGTTAAAAAGCTTGGCATATAAATACTTTACATTTATGTTGTAATTTTTTAGTTTATGGAGAAGATTATTTTCAGAACCCATACCAAAATGACTCATAAAAAACAGAATTGAAATAAAAACATGGAAGTCATATTTGTTGACCGTGGGTGATATAAGATTTTATACCATGATATAAGAGTAGTTTGAAATTTTATTGTGCAAGAACTTGGGTCCTAAGACAGATATAACTTCACtacttgaaaataaaaataaaaatgaaaataaaatgaaatgacAATAACGATAACAATACATTAtcaaatatgtaaaaaaatattgcgacagaaatatatattttaacatGGAAATTTTCATCCATGGGTGAAAAATGTACATAGAAGTTAAAATTAACAATATTTCACATGTCGATAGGAAAAAACCACAAGGCAGAGTCTGAATACATCAAACAGAAATTTTGGTACAAAATTTAAATAGAGAGAGAAGATGACAAACCTGGTTGCGATAGACTATGTACTCCAGACTGAAGTAGACAAAAAGGAAGGGCAAAATAAGTGGAGCTAGAAAGAAATATGTGATACCAAGAagtacaaaaaaaagaatatttggaATGTCCTTGTGGTAAGGAATGGATGGAACTTCTAATTCGTCGTCCGAGTTTCCACTGAAAGGTCTCGTCACAAGACTGGTAATAAGAGGGAAGAGGTTGATGAGTTCAGATAGTGAGCTCGTCCATCCAGATGTGACAACATAAGCAATAAAAAATGAAGCCTACAATCAAGACAAAGAGTCAGAAGTATAAAACATGGTGCCTCATGATCATATAAAGTTCCcagttttatttataaataaatccATTATTTCTATAACGTCACCAAATTAATCCTTTATTCAACTTTGGATATATATTTGTAGTCGTAGAATCTCCTCCAGATTCTCAGGCTCCGGATCAGCCACAGGACACTATGCCTACCTAGGATTGTAAATTGTATAAACCAATTGATAGATTCCCCATCATACTACAATACAGCAGGAGAGGCAAGGGAAATATGCACGTGTGAATAGCTTAGCTGTTAATGAGCTGTAGGTTGCTAGTTAATAAGTCGGTGAGGGATTGTATAAATATGAGTTTACTTGGCGGGAACTGTAGTTAAGTTTTGAGAGAGAATTGTTTAGGCTTGTTATTTCTCGAGAGATAGAAGAGGAAGAGTTACCCTAATCATTGAATTGAGATATTCTCAATTCAATTACATTGTATTCATTCATATCATTCATCAATAATATCGAATTACTATTCTTCCAAATTCGGGTTCTATCACCAATGTAGTCAACTAATGATTCCAGAAACACCCTATCTGGAGTATGCTATTTATGAAGGCTAGCAAAGCATGGAAGCAACAAAAATTTTGATGTCTTTGACCGAATAACTTTTACAGTGATAAGAAATTTGTTCAAATGATATGATCCTCAAATAGAAGTGCGAGATTCCAATATATGAGTGAAACTAAGTTTTAAAATGGTTGCACTTGTACAACAAATTTAATACAGCTTACGAATTTAACAACCTTGCCTAGCCAATTTAGACATAAACAAAAATGTAAGAACCAAAGACACTATAGCTAAATCTCATTGAATCATATAAGTCAGGCTTGAAAGGATATACAAATGTGACAATATGACAAAATGGCTCAAGGAAAGTTATCATAGGGACACAAGGCTTCACCTGTCCGGGTACAGCCACAGCAAGCTTCGTAGGAATATTTTTTGGCTCAAAGACCAATGATAGTTGAGACAGAGCTGTTCCCGAGAAGACAGTAGCAAAGAAAACATTCCATATGGTGAACCACAATACTTTGAAACATGCACTCTTTTTTATGTCACTTAAAGAAATATATCCTTGGATGGATGAGAGACATTCCATAATAGGGGGCACCATCTTCATAAACATTTGAAGAATAAGGCTAGGAAGATATCCTGTTATTACTTGACTAATGAATGTTCTGTAATATAATCAGAGGTCAAACATTAGAACCTCAGACAAGCAGGAGAAGGTAAACCACACACAGGAGACATTTAGCATTTATTGAATATCGTCaaacaaaaaaatgatcaaCTGTTTGTTGATCAACAAGCAAACAGTTCTCCAAAAGGGGAATATATATACGTGGGCTTTAATTGGCTTTTTTATGCTTTCTGTGACAACTCCAAAAACCAAGTATTCAAAGAACTAAAAACATTTCATCTGAATTAATCACTCATGCTTTCTATGACGAGTCTATATTAATAGCTATCAGATTCATATAAACATCGACTTCTAAAGATTCTTAACTTCAGTTTTTGGCATTGCTcaagaaaaataataacaactaaataaataaaaggagaTGGAGGAAAGAAATGCTACTTCTAACAAGAGCTAGGTGAAAGAGTGACCACTTACATGGTAAGAATGCTTTTAAGGAACGGAAACCAAATTTGCAACTGATTAAGGTTAGTCAGTCCTTGCACCAAAACAACTGGTATAAAAAATAGGACAATAAGAAGGAAACATGCAACCGCAACTCCCAGCTTAGATAACCATCTTTGCATAAAtgttgaagaaaagaaaggccAATATACATCGTGAGGCTCGGGAGCTTGCTCTGTGACCCATTGAATGGGATTATTCGATTGTTGCATATGCATAGAAATGGCAGCACCATAACGTGACTTGAAGGATACAAAAGCAGCTGGAACTTCCTTTTgcaatgaagaaaaaaatgtcaaTTAGTTTGATTCGATCTACCAAGCAGTGTGACCAGGAAACACCTTTCACATTAGCCGTACAAGTCACTTAACAATCCTAAATCCTAGAAATTGGCATAACAAGAGATGACATGTCAATCTCCAGTAAATCACAATTCTAAATATAGACAAATAAACAGAAATTTCTGAAACAGTTAAATGAAAGCATTCCAATTTAGTCTTGATGAACtccaaaagaaaacaataaataatacAGACTATTTGTGGAAGTTCTAACTGAATATCACGGAAATTATCTGTTAGAACACTTGCTAACAAGAAcaagatcttaatttattataatgAACTATAAGAAAATCCAAGATAAACTCAAGTATGAGGCACTTGGAATCTCCCTCTTGAGTACTCTCACCCAAGCCCTAAATCACTCCACAGAATAACCTCACCCCATTAATGACCCTCCCTCCATTTATAACAAGATGTAGCCAGTAACCGCACTTACATAATAACTACTAGTAACCACACTTTCACGATAACTACTAGTAACTTCCTAATTATCTAACTACCCTTACCCCTAACCCTATCCCTATACTAATCTAATAACCCTTATACAAGATAAACCCATGTATAATCATTCG
This window encodes:
- the LOC103489156 gene encoding CSC1-like protein At1g69450, encoding MFVSALLTSVGINSAICFSFLVLYSILRKQPAYYSIYIPRLVAEGKTKQRSDFNLERLIPSANWLKKAWMLSEEELLSSSGLDAVVFMRIVTFSLKVLLFAGVIGIFVLLPVNCSGDQLADVDIANISNNSLDVFTISNVKDGSHWLWIHFSAVYLITAYICCLLYYEYDYISSKRIEYFCSSKPLFHQFTILVRGIPASPGRNISDTVENFFTEYHPSTYLSHTVVRRTSKLRGLIHDAKTYYRKLVRLQSNPAQVNSNRGSCFGLFRRKADLVDRYGKRLGDIEQHLRLEQSEVSSAGKEVPAAFVSFKSRYGAAISMHMQQSNNPIQWVTEQAPEPHDVYWPFFSSTFMQRWLSKLGVAVACFLLIVLFFIPVVLVQGLTNLNQLQIWFPFLKSILTITFISQVITGYLPSLILQMFMKMVPPIMECLSSIQGYISLSDIKKSACFKVLWFTIWNVFFATVFSGTALSQLSLVFEPKNIPTKLAVAVPGQASFFIAYVVTSGWTSSLSELINLFPLITSLVTRPFSGNSDDELEVPSIPYHKDIPNILFFVLLGITYFFLAPLILPFLFVYFSLEYIVYRNQFLNVYAPKYETAGKFWPIAHSCMIFSLLLMHAIAVGIFTLKGLPLASTLVVPLPILTLLFNEYCRKRFLPNFSAYSAEALITKDREDQNDPAMAEFFDKLVTAYGDPALMPVSFTTNADSLNRPLMSED